The Procambarus clarkii isolate CNS0578487 chromosome 24, FALCON_Pclarkii_2.0, whole genome shotgun sequence genomic interval gctgccagcagactactcagCTAATCGTATAGCAGCCCCATTTCCAAGTTTAATCAGATCTACttaactaatactttctaatcatttgtaaacatagttgatgcctattttattaattaataatcaatcacacgctcagtctttaaatgctctgttagaaacaagattcatcttacatctggcaaggaagatacgaACAGGCACCCATCTACAAGCGTCCCACATaatataaagtagtttatttacttcaatttgacttctggttttcaattgaggaacccagggtcgtaacactcctcccccccttcagagaaaaaaaaatgtggctactagaatagtagtcatatttttttgtaagagtatacagagaataaaaaggaaaatctatgacataaaagaaaataaataaaaaacaacaatttctctgcaagaaaagtacaaaggaattctctgaaagaaaaaacacatacacaaaaaaacgggtaaataaattggacacggaatatttaatgtcacaggagaacctacaaaaaaaataactaaagcatgacagttggtatatggcttcctgtggcccagatgaatgtcctttttagactgaagcacgggatactccagaatggcactgattttatcttgccgaggtaacacttttccttggcccacttcataagcgAGGTatatcactgtgccttggccaaaatgacacttttgcatttaaggttagatttgcattttccaaaactgtgaacaactggcgtaacctagctatgtggtcagcccaattactatcgaagagcacaatgtcatctaaatacgcccgacaacttggcacattagcgagcaaagagttcattagcctctggaacgtggcaggggcgttACGCAAGCCGACCGGTAACACATGATACTCAAAGACCCTATCGGGTGTTACGAATgctgttagttgtttagcacgttcagtgagcgggatttgataataccccctcgagaggtcgaatatcGAAACGTACGTGACGTTTCCAATCTCATCGATGCAGGCTtcaaggaggggcagcggataggcatccacaatggttaccttgttgagctgccgatagtcggtgcataatcgccaggatctGTCTGTTTTGGGGAGCAAAAGGCAGggttagcaccaagagccctggctcggccggatttggccgtgctggagcaggaagtcgacctctttccgtacaatggccttcttttccggactcatccgatagggttgaaggcaaaTGAGGGTGTAGTccatcaacttgacatcatggtgaatggcatcagtctgggacgggacctccccgaacagactggagaattcgtcaagcaacgactgcacctcttcacgttgggccatatgCAAATggcacagtccctcctccacagcattcacagaactagaattattgagaatgagattagttggggcccgaaaacaatcatcccctccctcactggaaatggaaacattggttagtgcaatgggcctgggccctggaacttcttcagccgattcaaGTGTACGGGCATTACCtagttacgcttgtcagagtgccttactttgtacgtgaggtccccaatcttttctgtcacaatgtaggggccttcgtacttgtgggacatagtgttccctagtcgaggctttcctagaccaggacagggtcaccaggctgaaatacctgCAACTTAGCCTCAGCATCATTTCGTTCTTTCATAttgtcttgggccttcccaagatactttagtgcagctgccttgcagtccttgagtctctggtggtgttgcgcaaagaaagtcgaaccttcggttaatgttacgttccctaacagattctcctgtaacatttgcaagggtccacgaactttttatccaaagactaactcaaaaggagaacaacccagtgaactttgtatcccctctcgagcagcaaacaaaacatacggcaagttctcatcccagaagatgtgggaactctcgcacgatgtcttcaacatctgcttcagagttagatggaaccgctcaattaccctctgactctgtggatggtatgggctggaaaccttatgagttattccatggtccttacaaaattgttaaaaatatcagacttaaagttagtactattgtcagtttgcacgacccgaggcagtccaaaagtggaaaaaaatcgcaacatacgagcaacaatagtctttgctcggatgttccttacagcaaaagcctctaggTAACGGGtcatgatacacatcatcgtgattaagtaaatattaccagacttagttctaggtaatggaccaacacagtccattaccacatgagaaaatggttcctccggcacgacaataggccttagaggagctttaggtggagtctggtttggtttcccaacaagttgacaagcaatacatgcattacaatgttttgccacatcgcttttcagcttgggccaaaaTAAATACTTGcagattttgtgatacgtaatattaataccttgatgtccccccataggatcatcatgagcagctgacaAAACTctctctctatagcaggtcggcaacataacctggtggactacctcccactcatttgacaagggagcactctgtggtctccattttctcatcaaaatctgatcattgtagtagtacccagttgctgcatctacaatttcctccttAGAGATGACTACCTTGTGgcattctgcaagactggggtaAGTTTTCtggaactcactcaaggaggcatccaggccttggtcagatgctattggccgagactcagtgttctcctccacctcctcactactctcaGTAGGCGACTGTGGCAGGCTCTCcataatgtcctcggccacgtcatcaagtcgggccatgaatgtgtccgcaaggtccacttggctttcaccactcggaaatttcctcatgtcctcgggatttaccaccttggcaagcacagggttgtccttacatttaagtcccatagacctagtCACCCCGCACACAGGGTACAAAACATTCTCCTCTGCGGCGGGTAGATCCagggaaaccttaggggtaggtaacataataggcagtctagagtcccctgctaaatcattacccaatattacatcaacattagggaaaggtaggtacgaagtgactccgactgtacaaacatccttgtggaaatcagattccagggtaaccttatggagaggtactgctcgagtatcactagtgacaccctcgaccagtaccacctctccagtgtcgagagtgttggcaccttgcaatgcactctaaaattaaagtctggatggcaccggtgtctcggaagatcaccacgtccttctaggtagaaccctcagacaaaagtagtctcccttttgataagaatggggtaagcaggtccaaccactgtgggttggaggtcttactccctaacccttcagaaggcctcaagccctgtgtcacaacgagagcattgggtcttttttccagtTACATTTGCCAACAACAGCTAGTAACATGGTCTGGacatttacagtgaccacagatacatcggggagaagagacattactaacaggattacccttcggttcactcttaggtgccgtggggctagacaatttaacagggttagttgtgtctgaaacagaaggtgcattagttaaagggttagaatgagctggtctggactggctgtgggtatatgtTTTGATACTCTGTggagtataattatttttattgggtcttttgcccgccaactggtagttttctgccatcttggccaaatcccctattttagaatctacctgtatccttcctctaatgtaatgtgctacattctctggcatattatctataaagtGTTCCACTAAAACTAAATTcttaagtgcctcgtatgtttcggctttagcagagcgaatccatttttcaaacaatctaatttgatcattagcaaattcagagagagcttggttgtgagtaggtctaaggttgcgataagcttggtggtgagcttcaggcgtaatttcatGTGCCCTCAAATTTCGTtctctgactttatcatattcaaacactcgtcgtcaggcatgtttataaaaatatcttgggccttacccctaagtcttccctgtaggattttcacccactcttcctttggccagttcatggacatggccaatctctgaaattggttgaaaaatctttcaggttccgactctgaaaattcaggcaagttatgctttttctcataatgcctggggtttgaatccccggcaggtggaggtccagtggtattcgctctaattttagcctcctcggttttgagtttttgctcctctggtcttatttttgctaactctagagccatctctctgtccctatgagctgcactttccgcttggctaggttggcataaaggtgtatcacctggcaatagttcttgatccatacaatgttgtaatatttcattcaccaaagtccactttttattcgCGTCATTTAACTCGAGGCCAaaatccttgcctaacaatactaaattagacttagtAAGTTTcttgatctctaccactgaaggatcctttgccagttcctgTATTTTTgcctccatcactaattaatttagctcctagccaaagaaaaagttaaaaaataaaaattggaaaaaaatacCAAAATTTGcatggcccctaacacaaggcctcacttacctcaatcgtgaagggatccagctgggtgtccagtcagcgcAAGATATTCTTTGGGATATGAGCTggtccctaggctagcacacaaccgttctgtagaaaacaagaatttttagttttggcactcaagaatttaATTACAGTTCATCCCagtctggccaaccacttgttaaggTTTAATGTGTCTGCTATGTGGGGGCTTGTATTATTAAGTAGATTCAGCAGTTAGCATCAAGATGTATCCCAAGTAATGGAGATCttcaaggcccggcccccaataaaaATATAAGAGTAATACTTATAGTGGCTTACTGGAAatgtcagcctagaggtagatcataaatctcctacacaggaagaatggatactcctttaaaacttACTTATTtagtaaccccttaacaaccccccatatacattcacaccaataacaataattactttaccacactatcttacgttaaaagccttggtccacataagcaggatacaaggttttacaatgagcacaagctagggtaaagtctactaggcaagggacactagcaaggactctaggtagcttACTGGTACTATTGGagcccacgtggttccactgggacccccttagagtaacttagcaatataaacactagtgGTCACCTAATTAATACACAGTAATACCCTACACCCTAGACAACGCAAATTATGCCAGAAAATGAGGACACAATACAGTACTTATCTTGGTAAACTAGACACAGAAATAGGTAAGGGAGAGTAGCAGGAGGAAGGGGAGAAGGTTGTTTTCATCacgacgccagccagagaaggaagCAGCAGCCACCAGCCTGAGCTCTCTCCAGCTCACTCGCTGCCGGCAGACTACTCAGCTAATCGTATAGCAGCCCCatatccaagtttactcagatccactttactaatactttctaatcatttgtaaacatagttgatgcctattttattaattaataatctaTCAcacgctcagtctttaaatgctctgtgagaaacaagattcgtcttacgtctggcaaggaagatacgaacagacacacatccacaagcgtcccacataatataaagtattttatttagctcaatttgacctctggtttccaattgaGGAACCCAGAGTCGTAACAATCGGCATAACTTATTTTAGCAGGGCTGGACAAGATGGTTTACTGGAATAGGAATCACATGATTTATGAATTAAACTATAGGTATCAGTCAACTGTGCACACCTACTGAGGTTAATCTCTCCTTTATCCTAAAGGTAAAGACGTATGGGGTTAGGTACATGGCATAAATTCTTCTAGGAATATGAGGTTAATTAATTCGGAAAAAGTGGTGATCTAGATAGATTCCAGTCACTTCATAAAATATCTCGTTTTATTATGTACATAATCTACGTAGGTGGTGACACTGGATTTAACATAATCTCTAAAACGTCGCTTATAGCTTTTTTGTATATAAGAGATAGACAtttaaaactgcttgcttcagtatCTGGTAATCAGTCTCGGTGGATAATGAACTTTAGGCTTTGGTGAAGCGGGTGATAGTTGTTTGATGTGGCGGATATTTTCCCTATGGGTCAAAGTAGGATTATCAACCAACTGAATTCACGATATCAAGATCATTTGAGTGTTAATCAATGGGTCAAGCTTGCTGAGACAGATGGCTGCCAGAGTGCGCAGCCTTCTGAGGTGAGTGGTACATGTAATGATCGTGATGCTGGTTACGTCGTCCTGACACTCAAGATGGTGTTGTGGGTCAGTGAATGATGTTGTTTCATTCCGTTATTCTGTAAACGAAGTGTGATGCACCTACTCAGGGTGTTAGTAGTGTGCACGATACAGCACAAGTGCATATATATTCATGTAGTACAGTAGTTCATGTGAGGGTCAGAGAAGGCTGAAATTTGTTTTAAACAAGGATAGCTCTTCGAGTGTGTTATAGTAAATGATAGGACAAAGACAATGGTCTTCACTGCAAGGCTTGCAACTGCTCTCAATTTCAACCTGTATTGCCGTCACACCGATCTTATAAGCCTGGGTGCATCCTTATTTATAGCACACAATAATATCTACATAGAAAACATTACTGCAACATATTTATTTTTTGTAGAAAATGTAAAAAAATACTTTATGTACTGTCAGAAAACACGACGAAACTGTTTTAAACAATGCATAACTACCCAAACATGGCTGGAATATTGTGCACAACTACAGAGAATCTAAAACATATATATTGTAACATGTTCAACACACCAAAAATTTGCATAACCGTTTTTATCCAtaaaatacacaaaaaatgtTACTTAGAACGCCTGAAGATATTCTACATATTTAAAAGTTTAATTTGCAATACCCagtgatcattctctctctctctctctctctctctctctctctctctctctctctctctctctctctctctctctctctctctctctctctctctctctctctctctctctctctctctctctctctctctctccctctctctctctctctctctctctctctctctctctctctctctctctctctctctctctctctctctctctctctctctctctctctctctcgcccgacgCCGCGCCCAGACCATCCCACGCCGCGCCCAGACCGCCCTACGCCGCGCCCAGACCGCCCCACGCCGCGCCCAGACGGCCCCACGCCGCGCCCAGACCGCCCCACGCCGCGCCCAGACCGCCCCACGCCGCGCCCAGACCGTCCCACGCCGCGCCCAGACCGCTCCACGCCGCGCCCAGACCGCCCCACGCCGCGCCCAGACCGCCCCACGCCGCGCCCAGACCGCCCCACGCCGCGCCCAGACCGTCCCACGCCGCGCCCAGACCGCCCCACGCCGCGCCCAGACGGCCCCACGCCGCGCCCAGACCGCCCCACGCCGCGCCCAGACCGCCCCACGCCGCGCCCAGACCGCCCCACGCCGCGCCCAGACCGCCCCACGCCGCGCCCAGACCGCCCCACGCCGCGCCCAGACCGCCCCACGCCGCGCCCAGACCGCCCCACGCCGCGCCCAGACCGCCCCACGCCGCGCCCAGACCGTCCCACGCCGCGCCCAGACCGCCCCACGCCGCGCCCAGACGGCCCCACGCCGCGCCCAGACCGCCCCACGCCGCGCCCAGACCGCCCCACGCCGCGCCCAGACCGCCCCACGCCGCGCCCAGACCGCCCCACGCCGCGCCCAGACCGCCCCACGCCGCGCCCAGACCGCCCCACGCCGCGCCCAGACCGTCCCACGCCGCGCCCAGACCGCCCCACGCTGCGCCCAGACGGCCCCACGCCGCGCCCAGACCGCCCCACGCCGCTCCCAGACCGCCCCACGCCGCGCCCAGACCGCCCCACGCCGCGCCCAGACCGCCCCACGCCGCGCCCAGACCGCCCCACGCCGCGCCCAGACCGCCCCACGCCGCGCCCAGACCGCCCCACGCCGCGCCCAGACCGTCCCACGCCGCGCCGTGACCGTCCCACGCCGCGCCCAGACCGCCCCACGCCGCGCCCAGACCGCCCCACGCCGCGCCCAGACCGCCCCACGCCGCGCCCAGACCGCCCCACGCCGCGCCCAGACCGCCCCACGCCGCGCCCAGACCGCCCCACGCCGCGCCCAGACCGCCCCACGCCGCGCCCAGACCGCCCGACGCTTGTACGGTATCCACAAAACCAAaatgatatgaatataaaattaaaagTTGTCTAAACATATACATGTTTTACAAGAAAcaagaaaacatatatatatatatcgaatataATTTTTTTGTGCTATATGGATCATTTACCATTCGTGCTTGCAACATAATCATGTTACATAAAGTAGAAAATAGGAAAACTGTGccatgtgtgtgtatggtgtgtgtgtgtgtgtgtactcacctatatgtactcacctatatgtgcttgcaggatcgagcattgactcttggatcccgcctttctagctatcggttgtttacagcaatgactcctgtcccatttccctatcatacctagttttaaaagtatgaatagtatttgcttccacaacctgttccccaagtgcattccatttttctactactctcacgctaaaagaaaacttcctaacatctctgtgactcatctgagtttccagtttccacccatgtcccctcgttctgttattattacgtgtgaacatttcatctatttccactttatcaattcccctgagtattttatatgtccctatcatatctcctctctcccttcttttctctagtgtcgttaggttcagttccttcagccgctcttcatatcccatccctcgtaactctgggacaagcctcgtcgcaaacctctgaaccttctccagtttctttgtgtgtttcttcaggtgggggctccatgatggcgcggcatactctaagacgggtctcacgtag includes:
- the LOC138368094 gene encoding uncharacterized protein, with protein sequence MYMFRQLLILYSYHFGFVDTVQASGGLGAAWGGLGAAWGGLGAAWGGLGAAWGGLGAAWGGLGAAWGGLGAAWGGLGAAWDGHGAAWDGLGAAWGGLGAAWGGLGAAWGGLGAAWGGLGAAWGGLGAAWGGLGAAWGGLGAAWGRLGAAWGGLGAAWDGLGAAWGGLGAAWGGLGAAWGGLGAAWGGLGAAWGGLGAAWGGLGAAWGRLGAAWGGLGAAWDGLGAAWGGLGAAWGGLGAAWGGLGAAWGGLGAAWGGLGAAWGGLGAAWGGLGAAWGGLGAAWGRLGAAWGGLGAAWDGLGAAWGGLGAAWGGLGAAWGGLGAAWSGLGAAWDGLGAAWGGLGAAWGGLGAAWGRLGAAWGGLGAA